From the genome of Pseudoxanthomonas sp.:
GTCCAGCGCGCGGCCACCCCAGCGCATCGCCTGGTGCAGCGCACTGGCCGACGGATCCTGCTTGCCCGATGCGTGGCCCGCACGCCCGGCGAAATGCATCAGCACCGAGCTGATCCCGCGATGGGCCAGCACCGCTTCGCTCATGGTCGGCTCGGCGACCAAGATCGCCTCGTACGGCAGCCCATGGGCCAGGAACGCGGCGATGCAGCGCGGATCGTTGGCTTCTTCGTCGGACGAAAACAGGAACGCCGCATCGCCATCACCGGCGTTGGCCGCGGCCAGCAGCGCCGCCGCCGCGCCCTTGATGTCACACACGCCCAGGCCGACCACGCGATCAGGCTCACGGCGCATCACGTGCGGATCGGCACTCCAGTGCGGCGAATCGGGCACGGTGTCCAGGTGCACGTTGAACAGGTACTTCGGCGTGCCACGCACCGCGTACAGGCTGACTGCACCCGCACCGTGGTCGATCACTTCCACGTTGAACCCGGGCAGGTTGGCGCGCAGGTAATCGAAGATGCCATCGGTGCCGATCGCACGCGGCGGATTGCGGGTATCGAAGGACACCAGCTGTTCCAGGTGCGTCAGGGTACTGTCGAGAAGCGTGGTCATTGCAGAAGTCTTGTGTGGCGCGAAAGGTCAGGCCGTGGCCCGGGAATAGATGTCGATGTCGACGATTTCCATCAGCCGTTCCGGGCGTTCCACCACGGAAAACCCGTGCTGCGCGTACAACCCGTGCGCATCGAAGGTGGCCAGCATGAAGCGGCGCAGGCCCTGCAGCTGCGGATGGCCCAGGATCGCAACCACCAGCTGCTTGCTGTAACCCTGGCCTCGATGCTCGGGCAGCACGAACACATCGGCCAGATAGGCGAAGGTCGCCAGGTCGGTGATCACCCGCGCGAACGCCACCTGGCCCACGCCATCGAGGTAACCGCCGAAGCACAGCGAGCCGTCGATGGCCCGCTGCACCACGTCCAGCGGAATCTGCCTGGACCAGTACGCGTTACGCAGGAATCCGTGGATCAGGGGAACGTCGAGTTCCCCCTTGTCATTGCTGATGCGCAGCACGGTCATGGCGTCGATCAGCCGTGGTTGACCTGGGCGTACAGGGTGGAGCTCATGCCGAACAGCTTGATGAAGCCCTCGGCTTCCTCCACGCCCCAGTCGGCCGACTGCGCGTAGGTGGCACCCTTGGCGTTGAGCAGGTGCGGCGACTTCACCGCCACGGCCTCGACGCGACCACCGTCGCTGCGCAGCACGACTTCACCGTTGACCTTGGCCTGCGAAGACTTCAGGAAGGCTTCGATGTCGGACTTGAGCGGGTCGTGGTAGAAGCCTTCGTACACCAGCTCGACCCACTTGCGCGCCACTTCCGGCTTGAAGCGGTTCTGCTGCTTGGTCAGCACCGCGTCTTCCAGCGCGCGGTGCGCGGCCAGCAGCGAGACCAGGCCCGGGGCTTCGAACACGATGCGGCCCTTCAGGCCGATCACGGTGTCGCCGGTATACACGCCACGGCCCACGCCATAGGCCGCGAACAGCTTGTTGAGCTTGGCCAGGATCTTCTCGCCGGCGAGCTTCTCACCATCAATCGCGACCGCTTCGCCTTCGACGAAGGTCAGGGTCACCGACAGCGGTGCTTCGGGCCATTCGGCGCGGGTCGCGCACCAGCCGCGGGCACCTTCGCCCGGGGCTTCCCAACGGTCGATCTCGCCACCGGACATGGTCAGGCCCAGCAGGTTCTCGTTGATGGTGTAGGCCTGCTGCTTGGCACGCACGCCGAAGCCACGGTCTTCCAGGTACTTCTGCTCGTAGGCACGGGTCTGGGTGTGCTCCTTCTGGATCTCGCGGATCGGGGCGACGATCTCGTAGTCACCCAGCGCCTTGACCGCCAGGTCGAAACGCACCTGGTCGTTGCCCATGCCGGTGCAGCCATGCGCGATGGCCTTGGTGCCCAGCTCGGCGGCGCGCTTGAGCGCGGCATCGACGATCAGGTAACGGTCGGACACCAGCAGCGGGTACTGGCCCTGGTAGCCCTCGCCAGCCCACACGAACGGCTTGACGAAGCCATTCCAGATCGCCGGGCCGCCATCGACGGTGACGTGGCTGGCCGCACCCAGTTCAGCGGCGCGCTTCTCGATGAAATCGCGCTCCTCGGCATCCACGCCACCGGTATCGGCGAACACGGTGTGCACGGCGTAGCCCTTTTCCTGCAGGTAGGGAATGCAGAAGCTGGTGTCCAGGCCGCCGGAGAAGGCCAGCACGATGTCTTTCTTGCTCATGATCGAAACGTCCGAAGAAGTGGGGGTTTATTGCGAAATCAGGGCGGCCATGATCGCCTTCTGCACGTGCAGTCGGTTTTCGGCCTCATTGATGGCGATGCACTGTGGCGAGTCCATGACCGCGTCGGTGGCTTTCACGTTCCGGCGCAGCGGTAGGCAGTGGCTGAAGACGCCGTTGTTGGTCAGGGCCATCTTGGCTTCGTCCACGATGAAGTGCTTGTAGTGGTCGCGGATCGGCTTTTCCGGACCCCAGTTACCGAAGTACGGCAGCGCGCCCCAGCTCTTGGCGTACACGACGTCGGCATTGGCGTAGGCGCTGTTGATGTCGTGGCTGACCTGGATCGAGCCGCCGCTTTCGTCGACGTTGTCCTGGGCCCAGCCCATATAGCGCTCATCCAGGATGTAGTCCGGCGTCGGGCACAGCAGGGTCACGTCCATGCCCATGCGCGTGGCAATGGTCAGGGCCGAATTGGCCACTGCGGTGTTGAGCGGCTTGGGATGGTAGGTCCAGGTCAGCACGTATTTCTTGCCGCGCAGGTCCTGGGTGCCGAAGTGCTCCTGCAGCGCCATCACGTGGGCCAGCTCCTGGCACGGATGGGTGATGGTCTCCATGTTGATGACCGGCACCGGGCAGTACTTGGCGAAGCTCTTGAGCACGCGGTCCTGGCGGTCGATCTGCCAGTCCACGAACTTCGGGAACGCACGCACCGCGACGATGTCGGCATAGCGCCCCAGCACCTGCGCCACTTCGGCGATGTGCTCTTCGGTATCGCCGTCCATCACCGTGCCCAGGTCGAACTCGATCGGCCACGCGTCCTTGCCCGGCTGCAGCACCACGGCATGGCCGCCCAGCTGGAAGGTGCCCAGCTCGAAGCTGGTCCGCGTGCGCATGGAGGGATTGAAGAACACCAGTGCCACGGACTTGCCTTTCAGCTCGCTGCCCAGCTTGTTGCGCTTGAACAGCGCAGCCTGGGTCAACAGGGCGTCCAGGTCCGGGCGGGACCAGTCCTGGGTGTTCAGGAAGTGCTTCATGGCCATCGAATCATCCTTACTGCGTGGGCGGCGCGCGATGCGCGGTTGCGGTTGAAACTTCTTGGTAACGCGAAAACGAAAAAACCCAGCCTGTTGGCTGGGTTTTTCCGGTAAACAAGCGACGACCTCCGGTGACCCAGCTAGTTGCAGGTTTCCGGTCGACGAGCACGCGATGTCATTCCCGAGGCCATCCGGGCGGAACTTGCGTACTGGTGCGAAGAGGTCTTCATAGGGCGCGCATCCTCGCATGGGCCATGACCGTGGCGCAAGGCCTGGCGCGCGTCACTTCAAGCGGCATGACGCGCTAGGGGTTGCCCGCGCGGATCTGGCCAGGGGCGTACGGCATCACCGACACGCGGATCCGCAACCGGTTGCCGGGATCTTCGGCCAGGCGCGAACGGTATTTGGTGCCCTTGTAGACGTAGTCCACGTCATAGGCGATCGGGCTGCGGAATTCGCGCTCGACCGTGACCATGCGGCAGTTCTGCCCGGTCGCCACCGGCGCAGGCGATGCATTGGCATCAGCCCGTGCCGCATCCTTGTCATCCTTGTCGTCACTGCCAAAGATGCCCTTGACCGAATCGACCATGCGCGCGATCCGGCCCTCCTCCTTCGGCTTGTCGCCGCTGGCTGCGTCCTTGGACGCATCGGCAGGCGGATCGCATTGCTGCTCGGTCCGGGTGGCGCGCAGGACCTGGTAGACCGGCTCGACCGACAGCACCTGGGCATAGTCGATGCGCACGTTCTCCATCGGAACCACCGTCGCCTGCTGGGCAAACGCGGCCGGGACCGGGGCCGACAGACAGGCAAGCAGGAGGGCGCGGAAAGCTCGGGGCATGCAGCAACACTATAAGCAACTGACGACGGGGTCGACGACAGCACAGTGTAGGCAGCGCGGAACACTCGGGGCTGAATCCGGGCTGTCAGCGATCCTGGCGGCTCGCTAGAATCGCAGACCTGCTTCCAACGCCTGCCCCCATGTCCCTGCAGCTGTTCAACACCCTGTCGCGCACCGTCGAACCCTTCGCCCCGTTGGAACCGACCTGCCCCACCCTGTATGTGTGCGGCCCGACGGTCTACAACTACGTGCATATCGGCAATGCGCGCGGCCCGGTGGTGTTCGGCGTGCTGGCCCAGTTGCTGCGCCGGCGCTTCGGCAACCTGCGCTACGCGCGCAACATCACCGACGTGGACGACAAGATCAACACAGCCGCAGCCGAACAGGGCGTGCCGATCTCGACCATCACCGACAAGTTCGCCGCCGCCTATCGCGCCGACATGGCCGCGTTGGGCGTGGTACCCCCGGACATCGAGCCGGAAGCCACCGCGCACATCCCGCAGATCATCACCATGATCGAATCGCTGATCGACGGCGGCCACGCCTATGCCGCCGAAGGCCACGTGCTGTTCTCGGTGAGCTCGTTCGCCAAGTACGGCCAGCTGTCGGGCCGCGATCCGGAGGAAATGCTGGCCGGTGCGCGCGTGGACGTAGCACCGTACAAGCGCGATGCCGGCGATTTCGTGCTGTGGAAACCCTCCATCGATGCGCTACCCGGCTGGGAATCGCCATGGGGCCGCGGACGCCCGGGCTGGCATATCGAATGCTCGGCCATGGCCGCCGCGCACCTGGGCGAAACCATCGACATCCATGCCGGCGGCGTGGATCTGCAATTCCCGCACCATGAAAACGAAGTGGCGCAGAGCGAATGCGCGCATGGCGGCCGGACCTTCGCCCGGTTCTGGATGCACAACGGCATGCTCAACTTCGGCGGCACCAAGATGAGCAAGTCGATCGGCAACATCGAACGCGTGCACGACCTGCTGCAGCAGCACCCACCGGAAGCGCTGCGCTACGCGCTGCTGTCGGCGCATTACCGGCAACCGCTGGAATGGTCCGATGGCCTGATCGAGCAGTCCGTGCGCACCCTGGACCGGCTGTACGGCACGCTGCGCGACCTGGCGGACGTGGAAGCGGAAACCCGCATTCCGGCCAGCATCGAAGCGGCACTGGATGATGACCTCAACACCCCGCAGGCACTGGCCGAAGTGGCGCGCATCGCCGGCGAAGCCCGCAAGGCCGACGAAGGCCAGGACCGCGAGACATTGAAGTCGCAGCTGCTTGGCGCAGGCCTCGCGCTTGGCCTGTTGCAGCAGTCGCCGAGCGCCTGGTTCAACCGCGGCACCTCCAGCGACGACGATGCCCGCATCCAGGCGTTGGTCGAGGAACGCAGCACCGCCAAGGCGGCGCGTGATTTCACCCGCGCCGATGCCATCCGCCAGCAGCTCGCCGACGAAGGCGTCTTACTGGAAGACACCGCCCAGGGCGTGCGCTGGAAGCGCGCTTGACCTACTACACACTCGTCATCCCCACGAAAGCGGGGATTCACGGCCTTTCCTGACAAGCCCTGCGCACGCAGGATGCCCCGGCCAAGCCACTAGGTTCCCGCCTTCGCGGGAATGACGACTTAAAGAGATCCACCGACGTGACTAACACTGTGTTCCCGCTCGAACCCACCGCTGCCGATGCACAGGCCGCGATCAAGGAAGAGTTCGCCTTCTTCTCCGACTGGGCCGAGCGCTACCAGTACCTGATCGACCTGGGTCGCAAGCTGCCCGCGTTCCCGGAGGAGTGGAAGACCGAGGAACACCGCCTGCTCGGCTGCCAGTCGATGGTCTGGATCGTGCCGCAGGGCAACGCTGGCAAACTCGAATTCCAGGCCGTCAGCGATTCGGCCATCGTCTCGGGCCTGATCTTCCTGGCGCTGCGCGTGTACTCGGGCCGCTCGGCGCAGGAAATCCTGTCGACCGATCCTGACTACATTGCCGACATCGGCCTGGCCAAGCACCTGTCGCCCACCCGCAGCAATGGCCTGGCCGCACTGCTGGCCTTCATCCGCGAGACCGCCAAGGCGCAAGCCGCGTGAGTACCCCAGCCCCGGCTGGAACCGAAGTCGCTGCCCGCGAAGTCCTCACCCAACCCGGATTCCTGCGCACGCTGGCCTATCGCATCTGCGCCATCGTGTCCTACCAGGTGGTCTCGGTCGCCGTGGGCTGGCACATCTACCAGATCACCGGCAACACGTTGGCGCTGGGGCTGATCGGCCTGGCCGAAGTGCTGCCCTTCGTCTGCGTCGCGCCGTTCGCCGGGTATCTAGTCGACCACCTGCCCCGCCGCAGGCTGGGCATGGCCGCCTGCAGCGGCTTGCTGCTGACTGCCGTGATCCTGCTGTCGGTCAGTCGCGGCTGGCTGCCGTTCAAGGGCGTGTGGCCGATGTATGCAGCAGTCTGCCTGACCGGCATGGTCCGCTGCTTCCTGACCCCGGTGTACAACGCGCTGTTCGCCCGGGTGCTGCAGCGCAGGCAGTACGCGCGCGGCACCAGCATCGCCAACGTATTCTTCCAGTCCGGGCTGGTGCTCGGCCCGGCGCTGGGAGGCGGGCTTGTTGCCTGGGGCGGAACGACGCTGGCGTATTCGGTGGCCGTGATCCTGGCAGCCCTTTCCATTGGCGTGCTGTATCCGCTCAAGGTCGAGGAACCCATCGCCACCGGGCCGCGCGCGCCGGTCTTCAAGAGCATCGGCGAAGGCATGCGCTTCGTGTTCTCCAACCAGATCATGCTGGGCGCGATGGCGCTGGACATGTTCTCGGTGCTGCTGGGCGGCGCGGTGTCGATGCTGCCGGCCTTCATCCACGACATCCTGCATCACGGCCCGGAGGGGCTGGGCATCCTGCGCGCCTGCCCCTCTCTAGGTGCCGTGGCTGCGGGACTCTGGATCGCCCGCCATCCGATCGACAAGCACGCCGGACGCATCCTGATGATTGCGGTGGCCTGCTTCGGCCTGTGCACCATCGCGTTCGGCCTGTCGCGCAGCTTCTGGCTGTCGGCGGCAATCCTGGTGGCGTATGGCATCTGCGACGGCATCTCGATGGTGCTGCGCGGGACCATCATGCAGCTGGCCACGCCAGACGAAATGCGCGGGCGCGTGTCGTCGATCAACAGCATCTTCATCAGCTCGTCCAACGAGCTGGGCGCCTTCTACGATGGCGTGATGGCCCGCTTGCTGACCCTGGTGCCGGCCATCGTGCTGGGTGGGTTCGTGACCCTGTGCGTAGTGGCGATCACTGCCGTGAAAGCCCCGAAGCTGCGCGATCTGGCGATCAAGGATCTTCAGTAACGCGAAGGGCCACCGCTGGGTGGCCCTTCGACTGAATCAACCCGTGCCGCAAAGCGACACCGGCTTGCGCGTCCTATCAGGCCGCGACCTGTCGCAGTTGCCGATTGATGCGGACCAGTTCACGACCCGCCAGCACTGAGAAGATCAAGCCTGCTACAGCGATCGCCAATACGAACACATCCCGACTTCCGAAATGCGTCGGGGGCGCGACGGCGGCAGCAATGCTGGAAAAACCGAGCAGCAACGTGGCCAGGACCACGAGTAAAACGCTTGGGGCAACTTTCATATAGACACTCCCTGTGTGGACTTTCGAGTCGACCGTTCCGCCTTGCACAAGCAAAGCGTGGCAGCCGCATCATGCCCGCAACTGCTGGGCGTCGTGATCCTTACCAGATCAAATCATCCGGTACCTGGTACTGCGGATCCGCATATGGATCCTCTTCCGGCGTGGCATTGGGGTCGACCTTCAACGCCACGGCCTGCGGGAAGATTCCCTCCACTTCTGCCAGCAACGCCGCATCCACCAGCAGGTAACGACCGGCTTGCTGGACGATCCCCAGCTCGCCGGCGTTGAGCGCGGTGAGCTGCTCAGCCGTGACGTGGATCCGCTTGATCTTGCCGCCGTACGGAAAATGGCGAACGACTTCGGCAGCCGCATCGTTGAGCGTCTTGCCCTGGATCAGGGCATCAACCTTGGCCCGCGCCTCGCGACGCAGACGGGCTTCTTCCTGTTTGACGCGCTCGGCTTCGATGCGCTCGTCCTTCTCGCGCTGGGCACGGATCGCATAGGCCTTGGCCAGATCGATGTCCTCGCGCGAACGGGCGGGCTTGCCGTGGCTCGGGCGCGGCTGACCAGCGGGTTGACCACTCGGTCGGCCCTGCTGTGACTGGGGACCACGCCCCTGCCCACCCGGCTTGCCACCGGCATTCGGACGGCCTTCGTGCTTGCCGCCAGCCGGTCGTTGGCCGGCGTGTTGCGGGCGCCCCTGCGGCTTGCCGCCCGGCTTGCGGTCGGGCGTACGCTCAGGCTTGGGAGCGGGCTTGAAACCCAGCCCCAGCAGCTGGTCTCGCAGTGAATCTGTCATCAGGCTTCAATCAGTAGTGCGGGGGCGGCGGCTCTTCGCCCGGGTCTGCATAGAGTTCGGTGCGGACCTTGCGCAGGTCCGACAACAGGTGGCCAATCATGCCG
Proteins encoded in this window:
- a CDS encoding DUF2058 family protein — protein: MTDSLRDQLLGLGFKPAPKPERTPDRKPGGKPQGRPQHAGQRPAGGKHEGRPNAGGKPGGQGRGPQSQQGRPSGQPAGQPRPSHGKPARSREDIDLAKAYAIRAQREKDERIEAERVKQEEARLRREARAKVDALIQGKTLNDAAAEVVRHFPYGGKIKRIHVTAEQLTALNAGELGIVQQAGRYLLVDAALLAEVEGIFPQAVALKVDPNATPEEDPYADPQYQVPDDLIW
- the cysS gene encoding cysteine--tRNA ligase; translated protein: MSLQLFNTLSRTVEPFAPLEPTCPTLYVCGPTVYNYVHIGNARGPVVFGVLAQLLRRRFGNLRYARNITDVDDKINTAAAEQGVPISTITDKFAAAYRADMAALGVVPPDIEPEATAHIPQIITMIESLIDGGHAYAAEGHVLFSVSSFAKYGQLSGRDPEEMLAGARVDVAPYKRDAGDFVLWKPSIDALPGWESPWGRGRPGWHIECSAMAAAHLGETIDIHAGGVDLQFPHHENEVAQSECAHGGRTFARFWMHNGMLNFGGTKMSKSIGNIERVHDLLQQHPPEALRYALLSAHYRQPLEWSDGLIEQSVRTLDRLYGTLRDLADVEAETRIPASIEAALDDDLNTPQALAEVARIAGEARKADEGQDRETLKSQLLGAGLALGLLQQSPSAWFNRGTSSDDDARIQALVEERSTAKAARDFTRADAIRQQLADEGVLLEDTAQGVRWKRA
- a CDS encoding MFS transporter; this encodes MSTPAPAGTEVAAREVLTQPGFLRTLAYRICAIVSYQVVSVAVGWHIYQITGNTLALGLIGLAEVLPFVCVAPFAGYLVDHLPRRRLGMAACSGLLLTAVILLSVSRGWLPFKGVWPMYAAVCLTGMVRCFLTPVYNALFARVLQRRQYARGTSIANVFFQSGLVLGPALGGGLVAWGGTTLAYSVAVILAALSIGVLYPLKVEEPIATGPRAPVFKSIGEGMRFVFSNQIMLGAMALDMFSVLLGGAVSMLPAFIHDILHHGPEGLGILRACPSLGAVAAGLWIARHPIDKHAGRILMIAVACFGLCTIAFGLSRSFWLSAAILVAYGICDGISMVLRGTIMQLATPDEMRGRVSSINSIFISSSNELGAFYDGVMARLLTLVPAIVLGGFVTLCVVAITAVKAPKLRDLAIKDLQ
- a CDS encoding argininosuccinate synthase, whose product is MSKKDIVLAFSGGLDTSFCIPYLQEKGYAVHTVFADTGGVDAEERDFIEKRAAELGAASHVTVDGGPAIWNGFVKPFVWAGEGYQGQYPLLVSDRYLIVDAALKRAAELGTKAIAHGCTGMGNDQVRFDLAVKALGDYEIVAPIREIQKEHTQTRAYEQKYLEDRGFGVRAKQQAYTINENLLGLTMSGGEIDRWEAPGEGARGWCATRAEWPEAPLSVTLTFVEGEAVAIDGEKLAGEKILAKLNKLFAAYGVGRGVYTGDTVIGLKGRIVFEAPGLVSLLAAHRALEDAVLTKQQNRFKPEVARKWVELVYEGFYHDPLKSDIEAFLKSSQAKVNGEVVLRSDGGRVEAVAVKSPHLLNAKGATYAQSADWGVEEAEGFIKLFGMSSTLYAQVNHG
- a CDS encoding N-acetylornithine carbamoyltransferase; this translates as MAMKHFLNTQDWSRPDLDALLTQAALFKRNKLGSELKGKSVALVFFNPSMRTRTSFELGTFQLGGHAVVLQPGKDAWPIEFDLGTVMDGDTEEHIAEVAQVLGRYADIVAVRAFPKFVDWQIDRQDRVLKSFAKYCPVPVINMETITHPCQELAHVMALQEHFGTQDLRGKKYVLTWTYHPKPLNTAVANSALTIATRMGMDVTLLCPTPDYILDERYMGWAQDNVDESGGSIQVSHDINSAYANADVVYAKSWGALPYFGNWGPEKPIRDHYKHFIVDEAKMALTNNGVFSHCLPLRRNVKATDAVMDSPQCIAINEAENRLHVQKAIMAALISQ
- a CDS encoding acetylornithine deacetylase; amino-acid sequence: MTTLLDSTLTHLEQLVSFDTRNPPRAIGTDGIFDYLRANLPGFNVEVIDHGAGAVSLYAVRGTPKYLFNVHLDTVPDSPHWSADPHVMRREPDRVVGLGVCDIKGAAAALLAAANAGDGDAAFLFSSDEEANDPRCIAAFLAHGLPYEAILVAEPTMSEAVLAHRGISSVLMHFAGRAGHASGKQDPSASALHQAMRWGGRALDHVESLSHARFGGLTGLRFNIGRVEGGIKANMIAPATELRFGFRPLPSMDVDQLLETFAGFAEPAAASFAETFRGPSLPSGDIARAEDKRLAARDVADALDLPIGNAVDFWTEASLFSAGGYTALVYGPGDIAQAHTADEFVTLEQLQRYAESVHKIINGAP
- a CDS encoding SufE family protein, translating into MTNTVFPLEPTAADAQAAIKEEFAFFSDWAERYQYLIDLGRKLPAFPEEWKTEEHRLLGCQSMVWIVPQGNAGKLEFQAVSDSAIVSGLIFLALRVYSGRSAQEILSTDPDYIADIGLAKHLSPTRSNGLAALLAFIRETAKAQAA
- a CDS encoding GNAT family N-acetyltransferase — its product is MDAMTVLRISNDKGELDVPLIHGFLRNAYWSRQIPLDVVQRAIDGSLCFGGYLDGVGQVAFARVITDLATFAYLADVFVLPEHRGQGYSKQLVVAILGHPQLQGLRRFMLATFDAHGLYAQHGFSVVERPERLMEIVDIDIYSRATA